tttaaaataaaaaatgacacGGCGCAGATAGTCTGAGGCCGGCCCGGCACAATCCAATCAATTGCTGGTCGGACTCCCTCTAGCCATTTGTATGTCTTAATTATATAATCAAACAgtttgcttaaagcatcagacaagctcagtggatatagttgatttgatttaaacacaccggatgtgtatatagatggaaaaatacacgtttaacatcgattggtcgaaagaacagacgggCTATTGGTCGActaagatttttgttgttgtcggGGACAGAGTTGACGGAACAGCATAAAGATCTATCTGGGGCCAAGCTAGTTTCTCATAGTGTTGTGATGAGACCTCGTCTACCTGCACAAGCTGTCATTGCGTCTCAGAGAAGCGCTGTGTAGCTAGAACACCATGCTAACCAGAACGTCTGATATTGTCATGTTGATATGATGTATGTTTTGTCATCCAGGAGCAGCAGCAGTATTGGTACAAGCAGCATCTCCAGAACTTGCAGAGGCTGAAAGCGGAGAAGGCTAAACAGGGCCAGGGCGATGGCCCAGCACCTCCCAAACCCCAGCCTCACTCGGCGTCAGCCGCCCCTCCCCCTCCATCGGAACCACCCAAGAACgcccctccaccacccccacccaaagagcagcccccaccaccacctccacctgaTGACGAAACGGTAAGGAGAAACCTGACTGTTTCACATGTCTGAGGATAGACTGTGATTGGTATTGTAGGTGAGCATCTCGGTCTATTATAGACATTGTTAAAATTTACAGGATCTCCTGTGAATGAGAAGTTTTCAAACATTCCTTTGCAATATCGTCAGAACGTACTCCGATGATGTGCTGTAACAATTCAATGATATGGTAGGTATTCACATATAGGTTTCCCAATGTCATTGGGGGGGGGAAGACAAGTAAATGAATATGTTGGGTGAACTTCCACCTCTGTCCTTGAAGTGCAGCGTGGAGACAGAAAGATGTGACCTGTGGAAGATCTTCCAGCCTAAGAATTTAGCCAATAGGCTAACTCAAATGTTTTGTATTTACGAGTGTCTTTGAGATTCCTGTTGTACTGAAAAGGGCTATACAAATCtagtgtcctctcctcctcctgcagcCTGCCCCCACGACCCAGGACCCAGTAGAGGTGGCCCGCCTGCAGCAGCTCCAGAGCGCAGCGGCCCAGTGGCAGCAGGCCCAGCAGCAGAGAGCGAGCTACCAGTACCAAGCCCTGATGCAGCACCATGCTCAGCTTCAGGCCATCCTCAACCAGTACCAGCAGTGTATCCAACAACCTGCACAGCTAGAGGTATCTCTATGACATTTGTTTTGagactttttttttatttttaaatgtatttttttacacACTGAAAATGTTAAAGATTCAAGATTCTTCccctctttttttaaatgtaattattttttattatttttttacaatatAGCTGAAGTTGTATCAGTTCTGTGCCTATTTCAGTCCGTTTTATTATTATAGTAATTAACTTTAATTGCGCAACATCTTGCATGGATAAAATACAGTTTGCGTGATTGAAGAGCATGTTATTCTAGCATGTGGTGTTGTCTGTTTGCTGATATTATGAAAGCAAAATTCTAATTTCCTTCGAAAGATGGACAATTAATTAAACCTATTCTATTCTCTGAGATGTCCTCTTCTTTATGAGGCCTATGCCCAAGGCAAATTTCCACATTGTTTTGGACAACAGTTTTTCTCAAATTCCTCCCTGTGTAGACAATGTCTATTGCCATGCAGCTGAGCCACTATGAGACGCAGCAGCAGAAGTTTGGCCCGGTGTTTGCAGACTGGGGCCGCACCTTCAGCCTGTGGCAAGAGCAGTTCCAGTCCTACCCACATAAAGACCAGCTACAGGACTATGAGTTACAGTGGAAACAGTGGCAGGAACAGATGAACTCCACCTCAACACACCTACAGGTACAGTACAACCAGACAAACTCCACCTCTATTTGTGTGTACCTCCCCTTTGCATCTATGACCTTTTCAGTAGGATGTAGTGTTATAGAATGTAGTGTAGAACAGGGTTCCCCCGACTTGTTCAGTAGGATGTAGAGTAGAACAGGGTTCCCCCGACTTGTTCAGTAGGATGCAGAGTAGAACGGGGTTCCCCCGACTTGTTCAGTAGGATGTAGAGTAGAACGGGGTTCCCCCGACTTGTTCAGTAGGATGCAGAGTAGAACGGGGTTCCCCCGACTTGTTCAGTAGGATGTAGAGTAGAACAGGGTTCCCCCGACTTGTTCAGTAGGATGTAGAGTAGAACAGGGTTCCCCGACTTGTTCAGTAGGATGTAGAGTAGAACGGGGTTCCCCCGACTTGTTCAGTAGGATGCAGAGTAGAACAGGGTTCCCCCGACTTGTTCAGTAGGATGTAGAGTAGAACGGGGTTCCCCCGACTTGTTCAGTAGGATGCAGAGTAGAACAGGGTTCCCCCGACTTGTTCAGTAGGATGTAGAGTAGAACGGGGTTCCCCCGACTTGTTCAGTAGGATGCAGAGTAGAACGGGGTTCCCCCGACTTGTTCAGTAGGATGTAGAGTAGAACGGGGTTCCCCCGACTTGTTCAGTAGGATGTAGAGTAGAACGGGGTTCCCCCGACTTGTTCAGTAGGATGTAGAGTAGAACGGGGTTCCCCCGACTTGTTCAGTAGGATGTAGAGTAGAACGGGGTTCCCCCGACTTGTTCAGTAGGATGTAGAGTAGAACGGGGTTCCCCCGACTTGTTCAGTAGGATGTAGAGTAGAACGGGGTTCCTCTGCGGGACGAGTTTGGGCCGCaggtgatttttatttggatccccCAATTGTTCTgaaaaaacaaaccaaaaacttaaatatttttttgttcTAATATATTTATATCGTTAGACATAAAATACCAACAAATGAGCTCcaattgattttaattttggaaatccgTCCCGAAGTATTACCTCACCTGAAAGAGGAATATAATGTGATTGTAtataaatgtaagcaaggtttgaagtgattgtttAGTCAtctgttattttttgggggggcttcttgcagtcaatttgcggTCTATAAATTATTAGTAATCATGTTCCGCCCCCCCCTGACCACTTGCTCAAGAAAAAATGTGCCCgaagctgaatctagttgatgatccctgatgaaGGTGACATCTGTCATATACAATAGACAACTGTGTTCACTCTAGTTATTGTATTTCAATTTTTTCAGTTCTGAATGTTTCACATTGCTGAATACACCCTAGCCAGCTTAATGTGATAACACttgatgtaaaatatatatatttatttattttaatgggctccttaaatgtgatttgattgcaGGAGAGGGTCACCACCCTGCGAGCCATGCAGCAACAGTACGGAGGTAGCGACAGCAGTGGTCAGTACGGCGCTGACCAATACAGTAGTAGTGACCGGTATGGTAGTGGAGGGTACGGGGACCAGTACAGCCAATATGGTCAGTACCCACACTCTGGATCGGACTCGCAGATTCAACAAGGTCACATGGTGAGCCCGTCCATGCCGTCCCAGCCAGGTAGCCAGCCCTCGTCCACGTCTGGACCCATGTCCCAGGGCCCTCTACCAGGGCAGCACAGCCCCTCCAGCGCCCAACGCGTGGGAACCCCAACAGGAGAACCACACCAGGGCCCTCCACCAGGGCACCAGGGCCCTCCACCAGGGCACCAGGGCCCTCCACCAGGGCACCAGGGCCCTCCACCAGGGCACCAGGGCCCTCCACCAGGGCACCAGGGCCCTCCACCAGGGCACCAGGGCCCTCCACCAGGGCACCAGGGCCCTCCACCAGGGCACCAGGGCCCCTCCAACGCCCAACGCATGGGAACCCCCACAGGAGAACCACACCAGGGCCCTCCACCAGGGCAGCACGTCCCTCCACCAGGGCACCAGGGCCCTCCACCAGGGCACCAGGGCCCTCCACCAGGGCACCAGGGCCCCTCCAACGCCCAACGCATGGGAACCCCCACAGGAGAACCACACCAGGGCCCTCCACCCGGGCACCAGGGCCCTCCACCCGGGCACCAGGGCCCTCCACCCGGGCACCAGGGCCCTCCACCCGGGCACCAGGGCCCTCAGTCAGAGCAATACAACCTATCTGGACCCCCTGGTAGAGGGACAGGCCCAGGAGGGAGAGGGTTGGCCAGACCACCAGGTCCACAAGGAGGACAGCCTCCATCCTACCAAGGCCCCAGAGGATCAAGGTAACTTGTGTATTCACGACATAATGATATTCAAACCCCCCTACCCTCTTGACCAGATCTCCCTTTGGGAGAGATTTTGTTTGTACCTGAActtggatttaaaaaaataggttaaataaaacatttctacTTACAGGCTGTTCAAACATTAATGTGTTTTCTTTCCACCCAGGTTTGATGGTCCGAGAGGGAACGGCCCGCGGtttgaccagcagcagcagtccGTTCAACAGCAGAGGTTCAACGCTCCACCAGGTCCCAGGTTCAACCAGCAGCACCCAAGGTTTGATCAGCTTGGCCCCAGAGGACCAGGGCCTCGGTTCGGACAGCAGGGGCCCCACTTCGACCACCCCCCAAGACAGAGCCCACCAGCCCGCTTTGAAAGACCCCCAGGTCCCTCAGCACCCTATATAGGCCCACAGCCTAAACCAGACACTGGCAAAGACACCAAACTATTTCAGGCTAAGACTGAGATGCCAGCAGGCTCCAAGCCTCCTGGTATTAAATCTACTGGGCCAGCTAAACCAGTAGCAGACAGTACAACTAAGCAAGGTGAATTGGCAGAACCAGGGGATATGCCAGAGGACATGTTGGAGTCCCTCGAGGGCTTCTTCGTCCAAAACGACCCTATCCCTCAGACGAAAGCAGaggctgatgctgctgctgctgctagtaaGGACTCCACTGCCAAAAAGGAAGAGGTGAGCCCCCTTGCTGCTGCCGGTGCCAAGCACCCCGTGTCCATCACCAGTTCTGTATCCCCGAAAACCGCTTCCCCTGCCAAGAACGCTCTCAACCCAGGTGGACCGGCTGGGCCGTTGAAGACCAACGTCAATAACAACAACGGGCTTCGGGGACCACAGGGGCCTAAGCCTCACGGACCGGAGCCGCCAAAGACCGACTCAATGACCAACCAACCACCTGGCCTTCTGGGGCACATGGGCCGTGGTAGAGGGGGACGTGGCCAGCCTCTAGGGCCTGTAAGAGGGGAGGAGGACGGAGgtatgaggggagggagaggacgaggGGAGGCGCACAGAGGGATGAGGGGGGGGAGAGGACGAGGGGAGGCGGACGGAGGGATGTGGGGAGGGAGAGGGCGAGGGGAGGCGGACGGAGGGATGTGGGGAGGGAGAGGGCGAGGGGAGGCGGacggagggatgaggggagggagagggcgagGGGAGACGGacggagggatgaggggagggagagggcgagggaggcggacggagggatgaggggagggagaggacgaggGGAGGCGGacggagggatgaggggagggagagggcgagGGGAGACGGACGGAGGGATGtggggagggagaggacgaggGGAGGCGGacggagggatgaggggagggagaggacgaggGGAGGCGGacggagggatgaggggagggagaggacgaggGGAGGCGGacggagggatgaggggagggagaggacgaggGGAGGCGGacggagggatgaggggagggcgAGGGGAGGCGGacggagagatgaggggagggagaggacgaggGGAGGCGGacggagggatgaggggagggagaggccgAGGGGAAGCGGACGGAGGGATGAGAGGGCGAGGTGGTCTGTGGGGACGTGGAGGGAAACAGTCGGGTATCCCAGACTTCAGTCCCAACACTATCCCTCTGGGAGGTGGGAGGACGGAGGACGACATGGAGGGGGTTCCTTACGACTACAGACCTCCACATGAAGAGATGAGATCACAACATGGAGGACCAGAGGAGGACTGGCAGCAGCAGGAGTGGCAACAGGACCCTTCACTGGAGAAACCTGAAGATCCTCCTCTGCCTGAAGAGGAGATGTGGGTCCCTGAAGAACACTACTACCCTCCAGAAGACTACTACGAAGACCCAGGGAGAGGAGGTCCCCCTATGGGGAGAGGAGAGCCTCTAGACGGGCACCACTGGGAGGAAGCAGACCCCCCACCTCCAGAGTactggggagaggaaggagatccCTACTGGATGGACCGGAGGCCCCCTCATGGCATGAGAGGAGGCCCCCGAGCCCCCTTTCCCCCTGGGCGTGGTCGCCCCCCACGAGGCAGGCCTGGCTTCATGCACCAGGGGGGTCCCAGacgcccccttcctcctcctcacggAGCCATGGACCTCCATGAACCTCTCGGATCCCCCATGGGGCCTGACGATGACATGGACCCTCTGGGACCCCCACTGCATCGGGATTACAACCCCCGAGGGCCGACCATGCACCACGATATtatggagagagacatgagggggCCTGGTGGTCATCCTCCATACCACGACATGGAGAGGGACTCTGGCTGGACCACGGGCCCTGGACGACCCCCCCACCTCGGCAGAGACGGGCCAAGAGGTCCCCCTCCGCCTCCCCATGAGATGATGGGGcggggagggatgaggaggcgTCCGCTGGGCCCTCGGGGCGCCCCAATGGGCCGGGGCATGATGCGGCACCCACCTCGCTCACTCGAGGACTTGGAGGGGTACCCCCATGAGGGGTATGGGGAGGAGTTTGGTGGTCCCGGTGATGACGGGTATGGAAGAAAGCTGCCGCCACGTGACTGGCCGGACCACCCCCCACATGAGTACGACTGTGAGGATGAGTATTATCCCCGTGAGCCGCCTCCTCGTGTTGGGgagtgggatagggagagaggaggaccacTACCAGAGAGGGactaccctccctaccctccccgcGGTCCTCCCCCGGACCGTTTCAGAGACGACGAGTGGGCCGATGAGAGAGACCGAGACCGTCCTCCATACCCCTACGAGGGAGAAGAgcgtggaagaggaggagagctcCGAAGTCGTGACTTCCCGGACGACCCTTTGTACAGGCACGATGAACCCCCCTACCCACCCCCTGCGGAATGGGAGAGACCCAGACCACCCCTTCCAGAGAGAAACTACCCGCCAGACTTTGAGGACCATAGGCCCCATTACGACGGGCGACCCGAGCCCCCTAGATCAGATCTAGGTATCCCTCCATCCACAACTTCCCAGGCCCCTGCTCCTCCCAGTACTGGACCAGACAGTTCCTCGGAACCAGCCTCACAGGGAACTGGACCGGGCATACTGGCTCTGTCACAACGACAACATGAGATCATCCTGAAAGCTGCCCAGGAGCTGAAGCTCATCCGGTAAATTATAGAGGCTCACTGTTTTTCCCCCTAAGATGGAAAACTGTCTTTGGTCTTATCGTGTTTTCCCCCCTAAGATAGAAACTGTCTTTGGTCTTATCGGGTTTTTCCCCCAAAGATAGAAACTGTCTTTGGTCTTATCGGGTTTTTCCCCCAAAGATAGAAACTGTCTTTGGTCTTATCGTGTTTTTCCCCCCTAAGATAGAAACTGTCTTTGGTCTTATCGTGTTTTTCCCCCCTAAGATAGAAACTATCTTTGGGTCTTTCCGTATACCTGTAAAATTTTGTATGGCCactacatatgtatatatacacagtgccagttaaaagtttggacacacctactcattccagggtttttctatatttttactcttttctacattgtagaataatagtgaagacatcaaaactatgaaataacacatacggaatcatgtagaaaccccaaaaaagtgttaaacaaatcaaaatatattttatatttgagattcttcaaagtagccaccctttgccttgatgacagctttgcacactcttggcattctctcaaccagcttcaaatcaaattgtatttgtcacatgcgccgaatacaacaggtgcagaccttaccgtgaaatgcttacttacaagcacttaatgcagttcaagaaatggagttaagaaaataattactaaataaactaaagtaagaaagaaaaagtaacaagaaaattacataacaatagcgaggctatatacagggggtaccggtactgagtcaattgactgagtagcagcagtgtaaaaacaaaggggggtgtcaatgtaaatagtctgtggccatttgattaattcttcagcagtcttatggcttgtaggtagaagctgttaaggaacctttgggtcctagacttggcgtcccggtactgcttgccgtgcggtagcagagagaacagtctatgacttggaggactggagtctgacaatttttagggccttcctcttgacaccacctattatataggtcctggatggcaggaagcttggctccagtgatgtactaggccgtacacactaccctctgtagcgccttacggtcagttgccgagcagttgccataccaggcggtgattcaactggtcaggatgctctcgatggtgcagctatagaactttttgaggatctggggacccatgccaaatcttttcagtctcccgagggggggaaaatgtgttgtcgtgtactccacaactgtcttggtgtgtttggaccatgaaagttcgttggtgatgtacacaccaaggaacttgaaactctcgacccgctccacttcagccccgtcgatgttaatgggggcctgttcggccctccttttcctatagtccacgatcagctcctttgtcttgttcacattgagggagaagttgttgtcctggcaccacactgccaggtctctgacctccttcctataggctgtctcatcgttctcagagatcaggtctaccact
The window above is part of the Salmo salar chromosome ssa15, Ssal_v3.1, whole genome shotgun sequence genome. Proteins encoded here:
- the LOC106571050 gene encoding YLP motif-containing protein 1 produces the protein MYPSWGSNYGGGGGHQPPSQQHFGAPRGQSPQGEGFGGGFGGYGAVTPAATPGSTFNSLREQHLQQMQQLQQLHQKQLQSVLHHDRNVNENPYGGGGGGPTAELWQGNSGYGYGSTGAGAPSSYQDEYQSTQGPSPYQDEYQSMETGATSPQLQPPQPKETQLPPSEANPPPSEANPQVPTQNNGTPTTKEEQQQYWYKQHLQNLQRLKAEKAKQGQGDGPAPPKPQPHSASAAPPPPSEPPKNAPPPPPPKEQPPPPPPPDDETPAPTTQDPVEVARLQQLQSAAAQWQQAQQQRASYQYQALMQHHAQLQAILNQYQQCIQQPAQLETMSIAMQLSHYETQQQKFGPVFADWGRTFSLWQEQFQSYPHKDQLQDYELQWKQWQEQMNSTSTHLQERVTTLRAMQQQYGGSDSSGQYGADQYSSSDRYGSGGYGDQYSQYGQYPHSGSDSQIQQGHMVSPSMPSQPGSQPSSTSGPMSQGPLPGQHSPSSAQRVGTPTGEPHQGPPPGHQGPPPGHQGPPPGHQGPPPGHQGPPPGHQGPPPGHQGPPPGHQGPPPGHQGPSNAQRMGTPTGEPHQGPPPGQHVPPPGHQGPPPGHQGPPPGHQGPSNAQRMGTPTGEPHQGPPPGHQGPPPGHQGPPPGHQGPPPGHQGPQSEQYNLSGPPGRGTGPGGRGLARPPGPQGGQPPSYQGPRGSRFDGPRGNGPRFDQQQQSVQQQRFNAPPGPRFNQQHPRFDQLGPRGPGPRFGQQGPHFDHPPRQSPPARFERPPGPSAPYIGPQPKPDTGKDTKLFQAKTEMPAGSKPPGIKSTGPAKPVADSTTKQGELAEPGDMPEDMLESLEGFFVQNDPIPQTKAEADAAAAASKDSTAKKEEVSPLAAAGAKHPVSITSSVSPKTASPAKNALNPGGPAGPLKTNVNNNNGLRGPQGPKPHGPEPPKTDSMTNQPPGLLGHMGRGRGGRGQPLGPVRGEEDGGMRGGRGRGEAHRGMRGGRGRGEADGGMWGGRGRGEADGGMWGGRGRGEADGGMRGGRGRGETDGGMRGGRGGRGEADGGMRGGRGRGEADGGMRGGRGRGEADGGMRGGRGRGEADGGMRGGRGEADGEMRGGRGRGEADGGMRGGRGRGEADGGMRGRGGLWGRGGKQSGIPDFSPNTIPLGGGRTEDDMEGVPYDYRPPHEEMRSQHGGPEEDWQQQEWQQDPSLEKPEDPPLPEEEMWVPEEHYYPPEDYYEDPGRGGPPMGRGEPLDGHHWEEADPPPPEYWGEEGDPYWMDRRPPHGMRGGPRAPFPPGRGRPPRGRPGFMHQGGPRRPLPPPHGAMDLHEPLGSPMGPDDDMDPLGPPLHRDYNPRGPTMHHDIMERDMRGPGGHPPYHDMERDSGWTTGPGRPPHLGRDGPRGPPPPPHEMMGRGGMRRRPLGPRGAPMGRGMMRHPPRSLEDLEGYPHEGYGEEFGGPGDDGYGRKLPPRDWPDHPPHEYDCEDEYYPREPPPRVGEWDRERGGPLPERDYPPYPPRGPPPDRFRDDEWADERDRDRPPYPYEGEERGRGGELRSRDFPDDPLYRHDEPPYPPPAEWERPRPPLPERNYPPDFEDHRPHYDGRPEPPRSDLGIPPSTTSQAPAPPSTGPDSSSEPASQGTGPGILALSQRQHEIILKAAQELKLIRSVSLVLNREMQENKTEGEALPIMSDPKTELPAGLLGLEIPPEVRSALQATNLMSSTAPNKTVTWGDTKPPDTGYLSTAPPVISKTVDYGHGHDLGASTVERISYGERIVLRPDPLPDRERERSYEKEPLGPLRDPYHRDLYYDRRPVDPYIERREYSREREMYREKAPMDFEREPFERERYPPRDDRPPPGHPPPRPGYRERDMREGSRTSRDGEDPYGRPGGYDRPPYERGPERGPERYDHGPSPYGERRSYPEERGGGGPTSSHPPPPPPTAPPSRMEKKPETKNVEDLLKLPGRDTRPERIVIIMRGLPGSGKSHVAKLIRDKEVECGGAPPRVLGLDDYFMTEVEKMEKDQDTGKRVKLKCLEYEYEAEMEDTYRNSMLKTFRKTLDDGFFPFIIIDAINDRVKYFDQFWSAAKTKGFEVYLAEISADYQICAKRNAHGRKIKDIQKMSSNWESSPRHMMRLDVRSLLQDAAIEEVEMEDFNPDDESLKKPKKKKEEEEEDIKGYIPQSKWEMDTSDAKLDKLDGLVMGGKRKREGDDFQLTDDYATRHSEPGKKRVRWADLEEQKDAERKRDIGFVVGQTDWEKITDQSGQIAQRALNRTKYF